The Anas platyrhynchos isolate ZD024472 breed Pekin duck chromosome 1, IASCAAS_PekinDuck_T2T, whole genome shotgun sequence genomic sequence AAAAACTTTACAAGCTTTTGTgaacagttttaaaaacttttccGTGCTAATCCTTCATGTTAAACATCTGACGTGGTTTGGTTAGTGTGACAACGCCTGCTCAGATTTAATGGTGTCGAGCTCTTACTTATGTAAAAGTATCAAAAAAATAACAGgctacagaacattttttttcagaaggatttAAGCTGGAAAGTACATTACAGAGCGACCTGCTGGAAGATGGTTGcatgaaaaggaacaaaaagaagCGCTGTGCTACACCAGAGGCACCTGCTGAGATGAGAAGAGAGCAGAAAGCTGAAGTCACACCTTAAAGTGACGGAGTTTGACGTTGAGCTCTTTCTCTTTGGCCAGTAAATCCATGCTGTGCTTTTTGTAGGCATCAAACTGCAGCGAGAGCTCGCTGTACGCTTGCTTGCTGCTCTCTAGCTCCTGCTGGAGCTCCTGGAGCATCCGATCATAGTTTGCTGCTGCGCCTTTCATAAAGCGCTTCTCTGCTCGCAGCCTGGCCCTCTCCGCGCTCTCCAgcctcctccccagctgcaCGATCTCCTGCTGCTTGTCCTGCAGGGCTTTGCCCCTCTCCATGGCCAGGTTCAGCAGCTGCGCTTTCTCCTCGTTTGCCCTCTCCAGCTTGGCCTGCAGCTCGCTGTCCTGAGCCTTCTGCTGGTTCTCTCCGTCCTCTACCCGCGCAGCGACTTGTTGGTACTCCTCCTGGaggcactgcagctgctgcttcagcaaATCAACCTCCGAGGCGTGGGCGTTCGCCTGCTGGCTCTGagcttccagcagctccttttcaCGCTCCTGGGCTCTGCGACTCTCGTAAGCACATTTCGCATGTAAGGAGTCCAACTGCTGCGAGAGATTTCGGGCCTGGGCAGCGAGCTGGAACACTTCGGCTTCCTTCTCCTGGATGGTTTGGCTGAAGAGAGCCTCGTTCTCCTGCCGCAGGCACTGATTCTCCTCCCGCAGCTGTGtgttctgcttcttgtgctCGTTCTTGAAGTAGATCATTTTCTCGTGGTTGCTGGCCAGGTCCGTGAAGAGCCCCTCCAAGTGCCGGATGCGTTGGCTCTGCACCTTCAGTTTCACGGCGTCCTCCAGCCTCAGCTTCTCCAGCTCCATGTTGAGCTGCTCCAGGCCTTTGCAGCGCTTGCGTGCATCATCTGCTTTCTTCTTCAGCATGCAGATAAGGCAATGCTGTTCCTCCAGGCGCGCCCGCAGCAGAGCCTTCTCACTCTTCTCCTCTTCAGGGCCTTCGCAGAGCACCTCCAGGCCTTTTGTCAGATCTTCCTCGTCCCTGTCCAACTCTGGATCGCTTGCGGGGCTGCCC encodes the following:
- the CCDC89 gene encoding coiled-coil domain-containing protein 89, whose protein sequence is MAQEEREAGMGSPASDPELDRDEEDLTKGLEVLCEGPEEEKSEKALLRARLEEQHCLICMLKKKADDARKRCKGLEQLNMELEKLRLEDAVKLKVQSQRIRHLEGLFTDLASNHEKMIYFKNEHKKQNTQLREENQCLRQENEALFSQTIQEKEAEVFQLAAQARNLSQQLDSLHAKCAYESRRAQEREKELLEAQSQQANAHASEVDLLKQQLQCLQEEYQQVAARVEDGENQQKAQDSELQAKLERANEEKAQLLNLAMERGKALQDKQQEIVQLGRRLESAERARLRAEKRFMKGAAANYDRMLQELQQELESSKQAYSELSLQFDAYKKHSMDLLAKEKELNVKLRHFKV